The window GGAGAAAGGAGCAACAGCCTCCTCCCACCTTATTAaaaatagagatttaaaaaaatctctaattTCCTCGAAGTACAGAATCTCAAGAGGTAGCTCTAAGGAGAATCCCTCTGGGTTTGAGCGCATTCCTCTTCCAGGGGGCCTATTCTTGGACTGCTTTCCTTAATAGAGAAATCTCTCTGAGCCAAAATCGGCCTCCCCCAACTCCATCCTGTCGGCCCCACTTTTCTGCTCCGGAGACTTCCAGGCCAGTCCCCACTCCTCCTTCAGCCAGTCGGGCCCGCACCCGCGCCCGGCAGGGccagccctctcctcctcctgcgTGGCGCGGCACAGGCCCTGAGCGCGCGACCCCAGGCCCTGGGCGCCCCGCCGCATGCTCGAGGCTGGAAGCCCCACTTTGCGTCGCCCTTCGGCTTATTCCGCTCAAGAGCCGCCGCGTCGCCGCATCTCGGCGCGAATCTGAAAGCGCTTTCGGGGGAGAAGATGTTGGGGGCACTGGTGAGTACACTGCACAAGTGACAAAATGTTTTCAGCTCCTGGAGGCGAAAGGTGCAGAGTCGCTCTGTGTCCGTGAGGCCGGGCGGCGACCTCGCTCAGTCGGCTTCTCGGTCCGAGTCCCCGGGTACGAGGAAAGACCACAGGGGGCTTCTCGCGGAAAAGCGTGCCGCGGACCCTGCGCGGGCTGGCTGGGGAGGGCGGATGACGAGGCGCAGGGGCAAGGGTGGATCTGCGAGGCGGCGGGTCAGGGCGTCTCTGGCTCCGGGGCTCCCTCGCTGGCGGCGGCGCAGGGATGGCGCGCCCGGGGGTGAGGGTGCGGCGGGTCACAAGCACTCGCAGCCCGCGGCGCAGCAACCCGGCAGGCACACGCACACGTGCACGCGCGCCCCGCACCCGCCCCCCGTGCGGCCCCCGGctcggggcggcggcggcggcgggggccggGGGCGCGCGGGCCGGCGCCGGGCTGGGCCCCGGGGACCCCGCGGGCGGCGGGCAGGCGGGGAGGGCGCTCTGGGGCCCGCCCGCGCGGCTCCCATCCTCCGGGCCGGCCTCTGGCTCCGCGGGGCGAGGGGAGGCGCCCGCCGGCTCCGGGCGCCGCGGGCGGGACACGGGCGCGGGGCGCAGGCGGGCTCCTCCGGCGCGCTCGGACGCTGAGCGTGGCCTGTCCCTCAGGTCTGGATGCTGGTAGCCGGCTTCCTGCTGGCGCTGCCGCCGAGCTGGGCCGCGGGCGCCCCGAGGGCGGGCAGGCGCCCGGCGCGGCCGCGGGGCTGCGCGGACCGGCCAGAGGAGCTACTGGAGCAGCTGTACGGGCGCCTGGCGGCCGGCGTACTCAGCGCCTTCCACCACACGCTGCAGCTGGGGCCGCGTGAGCAGGCGCGCAACGCGAGCTGCCCGGCAGGGGGCAGGCCCGCCGACCGCCGCTTCCGGCCGCCCACCAACCTGCGCAGCGTGTCGCCCTGGGCCTACAGGTGAGCCGCGGGCGCGTCCTGGCGGGGCCgggcaggtggggagggcagggctgggcgggcagagtgggtgggGCCGGGCCGAGGCCGGGCGGGCGGGGAGGGTGGGGCGGGGAAGGGGAGGTGGTTGGGGCGGGGCGACGCGGAGGGGGCGTGGCACGCGGGGCAAGGCGGAGCAGGTAGGGGTAGGGTGGTGCGGGGCGAGACAGGGTAGGGTacggtggggtggggtggggtggggtgcggGGGGCGCTGCGATGaggcggggtggggcggggcagTTGGAGCACCGGGGGGCAATTCCTAAACCGCGAAggcccacccccaccacctccctTGAAGGAGTCCTGCTTCCCCTCTTTACCCTCCAGTATTTCCTATGCAACACATATCTCTTGAACACCTCATCTCCTCCAGGTTGGATGGGTCCGCAAGGCACTAGCCGGGGACCCTTCCGTGATGTGGACACAGTGATGTGGACCGTACTCTGCACAGGGGGCCCGGGGAGGTGCTGCTGGGGGGTGCGCGGTACTATCCACATATTTCCTGAGTGCCCCTGTGGTCCAGAGGCTGCTGGAGTGGAGCCCTGGGAAGCGCCCTCTAAGCCCCTCTAGTTTAATAGCCTAAGGAAGGAGTGGGGATAATTGGGAAAGAAACCACACCATCAGGCAGTGCATGAAGTGACATGAACAGTTTCGAGAGTATTTTGGTCTTGGAACAGAGGTCATTTCAGAAGAAAGGGACAGCCTGCAGAAGGGGAAGGCTGGAGAAGTTGGGGGCGTGTAGGCAGGGTGCCGCAGTGTCCTCAGCAAGCACCTGTGACCGTCTTCCCTCTagctggagcaggaggagctGCCCTAGGGGGCAAGGCCTCCCAGGGCCACAGAGGTCAAGAAAGGCTTCGTGAAAGAGCTGAATCTTGATGGAGGAGAGCAAGTCGCCTACAAAGGCAGTGCTGAGGGAAGGGACAGCTGATAGCAAGCGGGAACAAAGCGCTTGGAAAATGGGGAGAGCCACAAGGCGAgcgggggcggtgggggggggggggcgtaGGCGAGGTGTTTGCCTGTGGGGTGGGCATCGATGTGAGGCTGGAGACAGGCGCAGGAGCTGGATCCCCGCCTTGTCAGCAGTGCGGAGCTTCAccctcacgcctggaatcccagcactttgggaggccgaagcaggaggatttaagtccaggagttcgagaccagcctgggaaacatagcgagatcccattTCTGCAAACAATTTTTAAGGATTAGCGaaatgtggtggcacgtgcctgtggtcccagctactccagaggcttaagtgggaggatagattgagcccgggaggttcaggctgcagtgagctgtggtggcGCCACTGCCTTCCAACCTgcgtgacaaagcgagaccccgtctctaaaataaaaattaaagaaaaaaaaagtcttgacaCTTGAAATGGAGGAAGCCATACAGCCACTCTGGTTTAGGAGGGTGTCCCAATGGGGCATGGATTGGACAATGCTCTCCAGCACTTCCATCCAAAGGACCTAGGGCTTCACTCAGGCAGCGCGGTGGGAAGGGGAGACTAGGATCAGCGTGAAAGATGCTCATTAAAGAAGACAAGTGCTGTGGAGAGTCAGAGGAAATGTGATGATTTTGTCTAAAACGCATCTGGGCTTTCCTGGAGCCTCTCCCTGCCGGCTGCTGGGTAGGGAGATTTCCTTTTACTCAACAACACACAGGACCCCTATGCTGTCCTGGGAAGCCAAGTTTTAGGGCCTCCTGCCTCCTGGCTACTCTGCAGAGGACCAAGCTCACTGTGGCAGAGCCCCCTCAGAGCCCCTGCCCACGGGGAAGTTGGGTGGGACCCCTCCCGCCCTTCTCACTCCTGTCCTTCAGCTGGAGCCTGCAGGGCACACACATGGCACCATTCATTCTGGTGTCTTGGTGCTCttgcttttcctctctcttcctccatttCCAGGACCCGAAGGGATGGACTACAGCATTCTTCTTTCTCTAACCTCGTGTTATGCTTCTGATATACCAAATAGGAtttggtatgtatatatatatatcaaataccAAATACCACATGAGGAATCTCTCAGAACCAGAGATTAATTTCTCTGGACAGAAGCTGCTGGCCCTGCTTTCTATAGCAGATTCGAACTCTCAGGCAAACCCGTGGCTCCCCACAGGCTGGGCCAAGGGCCTAAGAGTAGTATATAGCCTCCCAAAGGCATGTCTCTCGTGTTTCTGGCTTGGGTTGTTGATGGTATTTgagcaaaatgagaaaatacacttAGGAacaagtgttgtgggaggaaaTAATGAATTTAGTATCAAGCCTGTTGAGTTTTGCCTGCCTGAAAGGCGTACAGGTGACAATGACTGGTTGGAGCTCAGGAGACAGAGCAGGGCTGGAGGACACATTGAGAGTTAGCAGCGCTGGCATTCTGTGTGTGGGAAGTTAAATTGAGTTGCCCTTGCTACAGATGACGCCTATGTCGCCCCAGGCAGGATCTGGGAGCCGAGGGAGGTTATGGATAAGAATGACACACAGGGTTCGGGGATCGTGGTCTGGGCCACCCAGATCTGCCCACATGTGGAACCTCAGTGCTGGGTGGTCCCAGGAGCAGGAGTGGCAGCTGCAGCAGGGTGGCTGAAGGTGTCATGTGCatcatttttcatattatttagcAACAGTGATGAGATCACTCCCCATGGGCAAACGGAGGTGGGTGGCTTATATTTGCTGAAGGAAGGACAGTCTTCAGGGGATGGCTGCTGGGCTGGGACTCCAGATTGCTGACTGCCAAAGCTGCTCCTGCATTTTCCTGCCAGGAGagccctctctgcctccctccaatcacctctcaccatcTTTTGGGTTATTGGGAAGATTAGAAAAAGTGAGAcccagccaggcccagtggctcacctgtaaatccccagctactcaggaggtggaggtgggaggatcacttgagcccaggagtttgagaccagcctgggcaacatagtatgaGActtatcactacaaaaaaaacagccaggtgtggtcatgtttgcctgtggtcccagctacttgggaagtttgagccagggaggctgaggctgtagtgaactatgattgtgcctctgcactccggcctgggcaacagagtgagaacttgtctcaaaaaaaaaaaaaaaaaaaggaaaagaaatagtgaGCCAATGGAAGTGTGGAGCCTCTACTAAAAGATGTTGTGGAAGGACAggctttttcttttagacagaatctcgctctgccacccagcctggagtgcagtgacacagacagatcaatgcagccttgacctcctaggctcaagggatcctcctacctcagcctcccatgtagctgagaccacaggtgcgcaccaccacatgcagcgagtttttttgttttgttttttagagatgggggcctcactttgtcgcccaggttcgtcttgaagtcctgggctcaagtgaccctcctgtctcagcctctcatagtgctgggattacaggcgtaagccacagtgCCAGGCCAGGGCTTGTTCCTTGGTGGAGTGTCTGAGGGTGGGGCCTGGGTAGAGGAGTGCCCacctgcaggctgggcacagggtcaggtggtatttctttctttctttcttttgagacagggttttgctctgtcacccaggctggaatgcagtggcatgatcttggcagactgcaacctccatctcctgggttcaagcaattctcctgtctcagtttctggagtagctgggattacaggtgcatgccaccacgcccagctaatttttgtatttttagtagagatgaggtttcgccatgttggccaggctggtctcgaactcctggcctcaagtgatctgcctgccttggcctcctaaagtgctgggattacaggcccaagcCACCACGTCCTAAAGGCACAGCAGTCAGAGAGAATGCTGAGAAAGACAGATAGGGAGATGGACTGAACGTCAGGAGTACTGATGGGCACAGGAAGGATCACTTTAGGTGGATAAGTTTTACAGTAGGCATTTGGAAGATGGCTTTCCATACGGATGGAATGGAGACCTGGGtcattcagtaaatggtgttgggacagCCTGGGCCTCACTCCTCTGTGAAAATGAATTGCAGAtgaatcaaagatttaaatgtaaaaaaaccacaaaagcagagaaaaacacAAGCAATTATATTTATAATCTTGGAGTGGAGGAGGCCCTATTTAGCTGCTCACAGTCCCCAAAAGTCACAGAAGACAAGATTGAGAAATGAAGTTACATAATTATACACCCTTTCTTCTtggtaaagtaaaataagaacaaTACAAGGGCAAACtgggaaaaaatgtttgcaaccCAAGTCACAAAGAGCTCATTCCTAAAGAGCTCccacaaatcagtaagaaaaggaCCAGTGaccgccgggtgcggtggctcacgcctgtaatcccagcactttgggaggccgaggcaggaggatcacgaggtcaggagattgagaccatcctggctaacatggtgaaaccccatctctactaaaaatacaaaaaaaaaaaaaaaaaattagccaggagtggtggtgggcaccaggaggcagagcttgcagtgagctgagattgtaccactgcactccagcctggatgacacagcgagactctgtctcaaaaaaaaaaaaaaaagaaagaaaaggaccaGTGACATCATGGAAAGATGAGCAAAGATCGGGACTGTTCCCGGGGAAGGAAGGTCAAATGACTCAAATGCTTGACACAGAAAGCAACGCTAGCATCAGGCATAAGTGAAATGCATGTGGAGACTATACTaagaagcccttttttttttttttcctggcaccCAGCAGGCTACGTTGGCAAGGTTGTGAAGGAAAGGCATTCTCATCCAAGTACAGGGGTATGAATCAGCACAACTTTTATGGAGGGCAATTTGGTGTTAAATATCAAGATTTTAAATTCACACACCCTTTAACTTAGTATTTCCCCTTCAGACACACTTGCCCATGTGCCAAATGATATGTGTACAAGGATATGTGTTCACTGCTGTAATGGCAAGAGATTGGAAGCTACCTAAACATCCACCAACAGGCACCGAGTTAGATATTATACACTATAAGGAAGAATGGGGCAGCTCTAAAAGTCATAAGTGGATCAATCACTCACCAATACAAAGCGGGGAAAGGGGTATATAGCATGCTGCCATTTCTACGTTAAAAGGGAAAATATGACGTAATATGTACATACGACACATTCTGTGTTCAGCGCCTACACATATACGCACACAGGCATCCTTAGAACGTGGGTTCTGTGGTGCGTCTTATGAGGGTCTCTGGAGGCTGGAGTTGGGGAGGAGACCTACTTTTTACTCTTGTATCTGTTAAAGTTTTCTGCCGTGTGCACATATTCCTTATTTCAAAGACATGTTAGTTTTTAAGTTGAGAGCAGAAAGGGAATTTCTCCAACAACGAGAAAAAAGCAGATACTGAGAAAATGAAGCTTCAGCACAAACAACAGCCTGGGACATACCAAGGGCATTGGTTGAAGGGCACCGTTTGCTCTTAAAGGCTCTGGGGCTTCCTGAAGAGGCACTGCAGACATCTGGATGGATTTTCAGAGTTCCTGCGACTCCATGGCTGGTTTGTGCTCCTGGTGAGGAGCCCAGACCTGGAAAGATGAAGGCATTGGCCCCAGGTGACAGACAGGAAATAGTAGAGCCAGGAGTCATCCTGGACCTCTCTGGTTCCATCTAGCCCAAGTCCCACCCAGTGTGCTGTTAGAAAACAACATTCAGCTTccagaatacaaaaatattttttcatttactttgtgGCATAATGTTTGTTTCTCTttagctttaaaaacaaaaatgccaaaaataaagTCAATTGGGTTGCTCAGcaagtttttaaaagtcagattGATATATTAAGAAATATGTTGTAAGAACACTGAGGTTTATTGAAGTTTAAGATATACGTCATTCATTTATGATGAAACCCCAaagacaggctgggcgcagtggctcacgcctgtaatcccagcgctttgggaggccgaggtgggtggatcacctgaggtcaggagttcaagaccagcctgagcaacatggagaaaccccatctctactaaaaaacaaaaataataatacgaaattagccgggcatggtggcacatgcctgtaatcccagctacttgggaggctgaggcaggagaatcacttgaacctgggaggcggaggttgcagtgagctgagattgcgccactgcactccagcctgggcaacaaaagcaaaactctgtcaaaaaaaaaaaaaaaaaaacccaaagataaACACCTACCAGTACAGTACTCTGAATATTTTTTAACAGCTTATGTTTTCCAATTTTTGGTAGTCGTCTAAAGATAACTTTTCTCTAGGTTATGAATAATgtgcaataatttatttttaggccttgttacttttttctttaactcCTTTCCTCTGGACAATTCAAGAAACTACACCTAATTTATTTTACAGTAAACAACTCTGTGGATAGCTGTAGTCGGGAGGTAAACAAAGAAAAGGACAAGGAGTGTCCTAGGCTATTTTCTGCTGCCATCACAGATACCACAGagggggtaatttataaagagtacaagttggccaggcgtggtggctcacgcctgtaatcccagcactttgggaggccgaggtgggtggatcacttgaggtcaggaattcaagaccagcctgacaacacagagaaaccccagctctactacaaatacaaaattagctgagcgtggtggcacacacctgtaatcccagctactcgggaggctgaggcaggagaatcacttgaaccggggaggtggaggttgcagtgagctgagatcatgccattgcactccagtctgagcaacaagagtgaaactctgtctcaaaaaaaaaaaaaaaaaaaaagtataagtttatttggctcatggctctggaggctggaaagcccAAGGGtctggtgctggcatctggtgagagtCGTCCCACGCTGGAAGGTGGAAGCAAGTGACAGAGAGGGAAGGGCGGAACTCATCCTTTTACCAGGAACCCCTCCAAGGATGGCAGAGCCCTCCTGACCCAGTCGCCTCTTCAAGGCTCCGCCTCCCACACTGTTACCATGGCCACTGAGTTTTTAACACATGAGCTGTTGGAGGGACACAGACCATAGCAGAGAGTAAAGGAGAGTAGGGAGAACAGGGGACAGGAGGTCAAGTAACTTTCAAATAGACACCCTAGGTCACCAACGGCATTCGAAGAGGCCATGAGACCCTCCCCAGCAGCCCAGTGCAGGTACGGTTCAGGTACCCCGGCTGAAGGAAGCCGGTATTTTCCTGTGGAGAACCCAAGTACCAGAATTTCAGCAGATGACATTTGGGAAGAGgggaaatcagaagaaaataaattccctTCAGGGATTTCATTTGAAAAGCGCCACCTTGGGATACAGATGTATAATAGCCAGGGACTGGAAGTCACCTGAATGACCGCCTATAGGCAGCTAGTCAGATAAAATGCTATACAGCTGTGAAGACTGGCGGCTCTCAGTGTACCTAAGGACATCCCCTGCTTACTAAATGTGCCCAAGTTCAGCTTCCAGTTACCTGTGGGCAGTTCAGCAATGGCCCATTCACTGCGACCTGTTTCCCATGTGGGCTGTCCATTAATTATTCCACTTGACCGATATTGAAACCGAGGGtcacattcattcatcaaatattgtcTGGGGGCTGGTGGGCAGGCCCCCTGGAATACAGCCAGGAACCACAGACCCTGACACTCCTCCTGCAGTCACAAGGTACTGTTCGCATCACTTTCTCTCCatcaaatcttttttaaaaaatttatcaaagGGGTTATAACATTAGAGAGAGATTAGGAGTATAATGTTACAGAAAGTTATCCTCACTACAGCTATCCTTCTTGTTAAGactccaggccgggtgcagtggctcatgcctgtaatcccagcactttgggaggccgaggcgggtggatcatatgaggtcaggagttcgagaccagcctgaccaacatggtgaaacccccatctctactaaaaatacaaaattagccgggtgtggtggcgcacatctgtaatcccagctactcaggaggctaaggccaag of the Pan paniscus chromosome 14, NHGRI_mPanPan1-v2.0_pri, whole genome shotgun sequence genome contains:
- the LOC134728828 gene encoding uncharacterized protein LOC134728828 isoform X2; this translates as MEPERSRMTPGSTISCLSPGANAFIFPGLGSSPGAQTSHGVAGTLKIHPDVCSASSGSPRAFKSKRCPSTNALEMGSRYVSQAGLELLDLNPPASASQSAGIPGVRVKLRTADKAGIQLLRLSPASHRCPPHRQTPRLRPPPPTAPARLVALPIFQALCSRLLSAVPSLSTAFVGDLLSSIKIQLFHEAFLDLCGPGRPCPLGQLLLLQLEGRRSQVLAEDTAAPCLHAPNFSSLPLLQAVPFF
- the LOC134728828 gene encoding uncharacterized protein LOC134728828 isoform X1, which gives rise to MISAHCNLHLPGSSDSPASASRVAGITGLGSSPGAQTSHGVAGTLKIHPDVCSASSGSPRAFKSKRCPSTNALEMGSRYVSQAGLELLDLNPPASASQSAGIPGVRVKLRTADKAGIQLLRLSPASHRCPPHRQTPRLRPPPPTAPARLVALPIFQALCSRLLSAVPSLSTAFVGDLLSSIKIQLFHEAFLDLCGPGRPCPLGQLLLLQLEGRRSQVLAEDTAAPCLHAPNFSSLPLLQAVPFF